The following coding sequences are from one Triticum dicoccoides isolate Atlit2015 ecotype Zavitan chromosome 4A, WEW_v2.0, whole genome shotgun sequence window:
- the LOC119285769 gene encoding uncharacterized protein LOC119285769 isoform X1 has translation MDPRHLGVGATPGSGGSGGQSVDASARRRRRMSAPLTGTRLMLAFNDAAGDGHGGRSSSSSSSSGGLDLSLDEPHPRYSHHRVYPEFSPMSNMGRLLFHGSPLGSPTTDDDVLVMDGVLVADGFSPGPKRYASFTDLRLVHTNSPGSGGSGRHGSSLQGHFINQAPMHGNLFFLRLLLWLALYGSIHKMRVFRKFSYGKESCVVQAMNPRHSEVELQRGRSVQSAGPNMQASPRTYHPSLQAAGVTTIPMRPPAAPYLTPPRAATTTTATATPARAQASFSWTPKRPESKAPSVQRATFAWPPTEEENASISQCLYGPRGAPQRRLPVFVSICPA, from the exons ATGGACCCCCGCCACCTCGGCGTCGGCGCAACCCCCGGCAGCGGCGGGAGTGGCGGCCAATCAGTGGACGCGTCAGCGAGGCGCCGCCGCCGCATGTCGGCCCCGTTGACAGGCACCCGCCTCATGCTGGCCTTCAACGATGCTGCTGGTGACGGTCATGGCGGGaggtcgtcctcgtcgtcgtcgtcttccggAGGGTTGGACCTCTCGTTAGATGAACCGCACCCCCGCTACAGTCACCACCGTGTCTACCCCGAGTTCTCTCCGATGTCGAATATGGGGCGCCTCCTCTTTCATGGCTCTCCACTAGGGTCGCCTACGACCGACGACGATGTCCTCGTCATGGATGGTGTGCTCGTTGCCGACGGCTTCAGCCCTGGCCCCAAGCGCTACGCCTCCTTCACTGACCTACGCTTGGTCCACACCAACTCCCCTGGCTCGGGCGGCAGCGGTCGCCACGGCTCCAGTCTCCAG GGACATTTCATCAATCAAGCTCCTATGCATGGAAATCTGTTCTTTCTCCGTCTGTTACTCTGGCTGGCTCTCTATGGAAGTATACACAAGATGCGTGTCTTTCGGAAG TTTTCATATGGGAAGGAGTCTTGTGTGGTGCAAGCCATGAATCCAAGACATTCTGAG GTGGAACTTCAGCGCGGGCGATCAGTGCAGAGTGCCGGTCCCAACATGCAGGCGAGCCCCAGAACCTATCACCCATCGTTGCAGGCAGCCGGCGTCACGACCATACCCATGAGGCCACCAGCCGCTCCGTACTTGACGCCTCCTagagccgccaccaccaccactgccaCTGCCACTCCTGCGAGAGCGCAGGCCAGCTTCTCGTGGACACCAAAGCGGCCTGAATCGAAGGCGCCGTCGGTGCAACGGGCGACGTTTGCCTGGCCGC